atagTTATGCAGCTTGTCAATAATAAGGCTCTGCAATATTTCCTTTGTTTTAGTATATACAATATACtatgttattgtttatttgcaCACCTaagtcccaacattttaaattgccAGAGATGCTTTAAGAGTTATTATAAAAAGATGTTTTGTTAAATTCACCAATATGGCCCACAAAAAGACCTTTTGATTTGCATGTTCATAAAATTTATCACTACAGACAGCAACAAAGACTACAACGCCCATAAAcagctaggggtatatttactaaactgcggctttgaaaaagtggagatgttgcctatagcaaccaatcagattctagctgtcattttgtagaatgcactaaataaatgaaagctagaatctgattggttgctataggcaacatctccacttttccaaacctgcagtttagtaaatctagcccctaataaTGAATATAGTCAAAAAGCCACATTTAGctattacaccatacacacatCTGCTCCAAGAGAAACAAGTAGAAAGTAAAGAGATATAGTATGTACCTAAGCAAAGATTAGAAATTGTGCCTCTGTAAAACTAGGCTACGACAATTTAAAAATTTAAGTTTTAAATAAGATCTGAACAATTGCCATATCCTTTATGTGTGGCTACATTGCTCATGATCTCTCATTCCTTCAGCTTCATTCCTAACAAATTATTAAACACAAATTTCGACAATTGTAATcatataatgaaaatattaacAGCATTGCAGAGCGAAactatcattacattttggcttCAAGAAAGTTTTTAGTTGATTGTGATGACGTAATCAGAACGCGCCGGATGTGACCAGAGCCAGCCCCACGTGTTGGCGAGGAGATCGCGGCTGCGGCACACAACGAGGCAGGAGGTAAGTGATATAGATGTTACACTGGGCAGCAATGTATCTAGgtaatatattaaacatatatcaTTTACGGCATAGTGATCCTGGTCATTCATTAAACGTTTGTATGGAACACTGGTATCATCTTAGGGAATTAGCAGACGTGATTCCTTCCATCCGTTAGTAAACGCTATGCTGCCGGTCTTCCCACTTCATGTGTTATTGCAATTACATGTGCTGACTGAATTGAGGAGAAGCTTGTTCTTGTAAGACATTAATTCACCCTAGATAACTGCATTGAGTGGGACGTTTGGAACAGAGCGTTTTATAGCAGATGGACGGAAAGGAGCATGTTGGTTGGGTTTGTGTTCATTTCAACTATAAAGTATACTTTGTTTCATCACTGTTGCTTCTGTTATGGCTAAAACATGAATCTGTACAGACATGTTCTCCAACATTCTGCAAAACACTTACGTTTCATGCCCAACGTgatgttgggccaggcaaaagacaattAGGTTGTTTGTAACTAACCACCCACTATTGAATCCCACTATCAAATTTGTGGGCCAACaggatttaacccttgcaaaactacagctacttattcaaaataagaTCTGGTGATTGCCAACTTTTCCACCTTATTTCATGTCCTAACCCATGCCCGACCAGgctaaataaaattgcagtttgtgTAAGGGACACCTTTTAGTGTTAATCTAATGTGAAATCAGCGATCCAATTTAGTTTAACcctttaaaaatagtttttgaaTAAGAAGCTCACTCTAGCCTCTTGTGATGTTTTATAATATTAAACTACATCtttatatttaatcattttactGAACTATACATAAACAAGCCACCTCAGTgaataaaacataacaaaaacattGGTTTTGCCAGCATACTACATCACTTTACAGTTGAGGACAAACACCGTAATAAAACAAGACCGactattaacaaataaaaaaaaagtaagcgTGTTCtactcgcaggcttacaatctataggacaatatggggcatattcaattgttaaaaagtcccgcgacgttaaaactattacattcaatacggtaaaatctagctggatttcagctcagggagctgcgagctgaaatccagcaagtaaattaccgtattaactgtttttccatgcacgattaccgcaataacggtaatcatgcgcggaccgcgggattttcggcgtttccccggacaattgaatacgcccctatgagTTTGATAAATGAGATTAACTGTCACAGGTTGCATGTTGGTCCAACCAGAGTGCAGAGGGGCTATATTGATCAAGCAATATTGGTTTGGGAATCATAGGGTTGTttgaatatataaagaaaaattgcctactctccccgaTTGTCTGGGAGACTTTCGGTAGATAAGGGTGCTTGCCAGCCTGCTGTAAACATCACCAGATCCTAGAGGGCAGGCATGAAAACTAGACCTAAACAAGTATGCCACTATATAAGCTAATAATATAATTagatatttatgtaatatataattatgctatattgtttatttaattttgtttatacCTTTCATTTTGGATTGTCTTTAAATATTATGCTACTTTCTGGAACAGAATACTCTTCAGTGTACATGTTGATAGGAATAAAATACATGGATTTCTTTTGTTATCTAAGACTACTGGTTTGATACACACTGATAACATTTGTAGTTGTTTGtaaaagtaaagctgggtacacactacagaaatttagaccaactttttatgccgagcgattttacatgcgattgatggtccgatctctcggtccatggactgcatacacactagccttgtttaggacgataaagggaagagcagacgtccctttagcgacttttttacagccatgttgtcgtgagcaatgactgtaattttgtactcactgttgtggatcggtcggaagtttaaacacactacacaatggaaaccagattggaacgaaaatattaaacggtatgaccaaccaaatgaggcgacaattgtccatttgtgcagactttcgaccattgtgtcactgcacacactgacccgacttttgaaagagcggtcgtatgtcggctgattgagccgattattggacgaaaaccctgtagtgtgtacccagctttacatagtCAGCAATTACAGATAACTTTTTTAATTGAACTTGCGAACATTGCTGCAAATCATGACATACATTGTAAATAATGTCTTGCAAACCATtgcattatgtttttttttttttatttatgttcagGATGTCTTACCGAGGCAGAGGAGGCTTTAACCGTGGTGGCggcggtggaggaggaggaggtgggggtTGGGGCGGAGGAGGTCGTGGTGGCGGCGGAGGAGGACGTGGTGGCGGCGGAGGACGTGGCGGTTTTGGAAGAGGTGGTTTTGGACGAGGTGGATTTGGAGGTGGAGGACGTGGAGGTTTTAATAGAGGCTATGATCAAGGACCCCCAGATTATGTTATTGGTATGTTGTATTTAAACATTGTGAAAAGTTTATATTATGATGTCCAAATAATATGCAGTGTGCATACAATTGAGCACTACAGTTTACaaagttattgttttttttctccctatTTCATTGATTTGTATCACTTTGGGTCTCTAAATAGTCTTGTAAAATAGTTAAGTTTCATTGATGGTAACTAATATTCTACTTGCTCAGCCTGGATCTATTTTCTAGGCTATAAGATCACTTTCAGCTAATTAGTGCAGCTATGGATTGTTTGCACTACAGTGAAAAGCTACAAGACACTGAATGAGGGAGAAAATGTGTAGCATCACAAAATAGGGACTTTATTTTAAATGGTACAAAACATAGATCAACATTGACCATTTTTTATCTGCATAGATTACAACAAAGATGTAAAGTTAAACAAATGATACACACAGTTTTCCTGATTAGTGTTCCTTCTAAAAGCTATTTATGCTGAATCCAAAGTGTAACAAAGCGATACGAAGCTCAATATATGTACAGTTGGTTATTAAAGTATAGAAGCTTATATAAAGATGGTGTCCCGTTACCATCATTCACCTTTTAAGTGCCTTCCCTGGGTTGTGGAAAGTAATAAAAGCTAATGTGTCACAGGGAAGTGTGTAAGTATACGCGGCTCCTCATTGCACATGTGCCATGACCACCCTTTAATATGGAACCAATGAGGAAATGCATCCTTTTAGATAAAGTGAACAGTGAGGCCCCATCTGTAAACGTTTAGGATCTTTTGATGCTTACTTTCGCTGTATTATATATTTTCGCCTTGGTTCTACTTTCTCATACTAATAGAACAGTGAGGTGGTGACCTACTCTTTTCAGTGTTGTCCAACTTCTAACAACTCGGGCGTAAACACATTTTAAACCACACCACAAAGCTCTCCAGGGATTCATAAGGTCAGCGTACTGTAGGCAGCAAAGCTAGAATGATATTCTTAGTGTGCTGTCTTGCCAGTTGGATGGCCTTGAACTACTATAAACAGATGGTTACTGTTTCCATGTACTGACCTAGCATAGCTAGGGGAGAAGAAGCTGAATTACAACATAAAGTTGTGAACTTTTTTgataatcattttaaaatgggAGTGGGAGGACCAGCGAAAATCTGCAATTTCTGCTTCTCATTGGTTCTGTCACTCACGCCCTGTTCCAAAGTGGGTCACAGCCCCAGTTATCAGTCAGGCCTTTGAGACTATCCACGGAGTCTTGGGGGTAGATTGTTACATTGAGCGAGCTCCGAAGAGGGGGGATAGGCTATAATGCTCTGCTCCCTCCCTACATACTAGTACTGCTTTAAACTATTGTAGATTAAATTATTTACTTATATGGTGCAaacatgtttttggttttttttaaccaaaaatgAAAGTATAGCTAGCTGCAGGTAGTTATTATTTTATGTGGAATTGCAACAATAAGCTTTTGACATACttagaaacaatattttttttatatatatcaccTACAAAGTAACCCCCATGTAAAATAGTTAAGTAAGGTTCAGTCTATCTGATCTTGGGCAGTGTCTAGACATTTTGTATAACGATCATTTTTCTGTTGCAGAGGTTGGAGAGTTCATGCATCCTTGTGAAGATGATTTAGTATGTAGATGCATCACCGAAGAGCATAAAGTACCTTATTTCAATGCCCCTATTTATCTGGAAAACAAAGAGCAGATTGGAAAAGTAGATGAAATATTTGGGCAGCTGAGAGACTTTGTATCCTTTCTAAACATAATTCTCCTGATGGATTATGTTCTTAAATAGTTTGGTAATGCTGAGAAAATTCTCCAATTTTTCTCTTTCATTTCCCTCTCTTATGGACTGTTTTGTACTGTTGTGT
The Mixophyes fleayi isolate aMixFle1 chromosome 1, aMixFle1.hap1, whole genome shotgun sequence DNA segment above includes these coding regions:
- the GAR1 gene encoding H/ACA ribonucleoprotein complex subunit 1, which encodes MSYRGRGGFNRGGGGGGGGGGGWGGGGRGGGGGGRGGGGGRGGFGRGGFGRGGFGGGGRGGFNRGYDQGPPDYVIEVGEFMHPCEDDLVCRCITEEHKVPYFNAPIYLENKEQIGKVDEIFGQLRDFYFSVKLSDNMKASSFKKLQKFFIDPAKLLPLQRFLPRPPGEKGPPRGGRGGGRGGFGRGRGGGRGGGGRGGGGFRGGRGGFGGGGGFRGGRGGGGGRGFRGGR